CAATTTGTGTGGACATGACCTTGGGGAATGGGTAGCTATCAACTAATGGTTCATTCACTGGTTGCTAAATTAGCTTGTCGAGTACAATGAAAGGCCTGTGACAGTATAACTTCAACTGAATACGTACCTGTAAAAGTAAAATCAAAGAAACCCTAAAATCAATTTAACACATTCTGCTGCACTTTGGCTTCAGTTTTAATGCCCATTCATTTACTCTCTTAGTCTGGCTATTGAGCCACTCTGATAAACAAAGTATTGCATGTGTAGGGATTTTCTGAACTGCGTACGGTGCATCAGGATTCTTTCTCCACAGGAAGAAATGCAAATGAGATTGGTTGGTGACTTCGGAGACGGCTTTCTACCCAACCAGGCCTGCAGCAGCTCAGATGGGGGTCAACCTTGGTAACTGAGATCACATGTATGAACGACCAATGTAGTTTCTGTGCTGCGGGACCGACATTTTTCTCCTCTCAGTTAGTCTTATGAATACAGATGCTGAGGATGACAGTTGACGATAATTTAGGCTCTGAAATTCCAAGGTCGAGCGAACATGAATATAAGGAACAATTCATACTTTTTGTTTCTGTTGTAGTCTTGTAGTTCTCATGTTTTGTTGGCCTTGCAATCTACATAGCCAACCCATATTTTCTGCTGCCATGTAGTATATGTCACTGTTGCCTGATGTAACAGTTTGCCACATACTCAGATGTCAACTACTGTAACTTGCTACAGGTTCTAAATGAAGAAATCGTATTCTCCCCTTGTTCATGAACTCTGTGGTCTGTGATTGATCTGCATTTTTCCTCCAAAAAATTCTGGTAATGTCTGATTAATTCAATACAAGAACTAAGAACATGGGGTATGAGTTAGCTTTGAGTGCTCAACACGGACAAATTCGCGAGGGCTCTAAGGCTAAGATGGCTTTGGTATGAGTGGAAGGAGCCGTAAAAAATGTGGGTCGGTCTGGAAAACCCCTATGATGACAAGGATTATGATCTCTTCTACGATTTCCCGACCATCAATGTTGGCAATGGTGCCCACACACCTTTTTCAGACGCTCCATGGGTGCAAGGCCGTAAACCCAGGGACATTGCTCTAATTTATGATGCTTCTGCAAGAAAGAATTGTAAAATCCGGGAGGCTCT
This sequence is a window from Aegilops tauschii subsp. strangulata cultivar AL8/78 chromosome 7, Aet v6.0, whole genome shotgun sequence. Protein-coding genes within it:
- the LOC141027060 gene encoding uncharacterized protein — translated: MWVGLENPYDDKDYDLFYDFPTINVGNGAHTPFSDAPWVQGRKPRDIALIYDASARKNCKIREALKDGSWISKIKLTNSFSLAHFPQFLQFWPTIHDFHLQQDIEDEIVWKHTVSGQIVDYVPYAT